From a region of the Chitinophaga caseinilytica genome:
- a CDS encoding RNA polymerase sigma-70 factor — protein MDQPISGENTAFEELFRQHFVSLCTIAYYVVDDKDAARDIVQDFFLGFWSKRQQIKLTHDFKHYATKAVRYASINYLKKTGRVKLEELEVMDGLAMQFTTEDKEVRETRYRALWEALNRMPEQRRRIFLMSNQEKIKYKDIAEQMGISINTVKTHIRLALLFLREECKWMVKPVSLLLCCLQLNLLF, from the coding sequence ATGGATCAACCAATTTCAGGAGAGAACACTGCGTTCGAAGAGTTGTTCCGGCAACATTTTGTATCACTCTGCACGATAGCCTATTATGTGGTGGATGACAAAGATGCCGCACGGGACATTGTCCAGGATTTTTTCCTGGGGTTCTGGAGCAAACGCCAACAGATCAAGCTCACGCATGACTTTAAACATTACGCCACGAAGGCGGTCCGCTACGCTTCCATCAACTATCTGAAGAAAACGGGAAGGGTCAAACTGGAAGAGCTGGAAGTGATGGACGGGCTGGCCATGCAGTTCACGACCGAAGACAAGGAAGTGCGCGAAACCCGGTACCGGGCGTTGTGGGAGGCATTGAACAGGATGCCGGAACAGCGGCGCAGGATATTCCTCATGAGCAACCAGGAAAAGATCAAGTATAAAGACATCGCGGAGCAGATGGGCATTTCCATCAATACCGTCAAAACACATATCCGGCTTGCGCTCCTGTTTTTACGGGAAGAATGCAAATGGATGGTGAAGCCGGTGTCGCTACTGCTTTGCTGCCTTCAGTTGAACCTGTTATTCTAA
- a CDS encoding FecR family protein: MPQSPDHTGIDWNKILESLEEAKITHDMTKEEFSALATAREARALLAAQEFDEDGGWREFTALREKRRKFRLRIVRLAVAAGLALAIGAGLWLFTPSGNTLHTADSAGPGKVRLRTADGRILELDRGAGTIQDNDIARIQAAGDSLVYTAGNTGSEGAKMDTLEIPAGMPFRLLLADGTKVWLNATSKLIYPAAFHGEAREVYLEGEGYFEVAQNARQPFRVHSGKTITTVLGTAFNIRAYSASVITTLSSGKVKVTAGAAVVTLLPDEQSTFDPESGRLDKAPAIAADMTAWVQGNLYFDSAPLADITESLGRYYGLDFSFDDAATSQLRFTLDMPRPATIEEALAQLKASRTDLHFQINGKVVTVSRRLQP, encoded by the coding sequence ATGCCACAATCACCCGATCATACCGGAATCGACTGGAACAAAATACTGGAATCGTTAGAAGAAGCTAAAATCACCCACGATATGACGAAAGAAGAGTTCTCTGCCCTGGCTACCGCCCGTGAAGCACGTGCCCTGCTGGCTGCGCAGGAATTCGACGAAGACGGTGGCTGGCGGGAATTCACGGCCCTGCGCGAAAAACGCAGGAAGTTCCGGCTGCGCATCGTCCGCCTCGCCGTAGCGGCCGGCCTTGCGCTGGCCATCGGCGCCGGCCTCTGGCTATTCACACCCTCCGGCAATACGCTGCATACCGCAGATTCCGCCGGCCCCGGTAAAGTACGCCTGCGCACCGCCGACGGCCGCATCCTGGAACTGGACCGCGGCGCCGGCACCATCCAGGATAATGATATTGCCCGGATCCAGGCTGCCGGCGACTCGCTCGTTTACACCGCCGGCAACACCGGCAGTGAAGGCGCAAAAATGGATACGCTCGAAATACCCGCCGGCATGCCGTTCCGGTTGCTGCTGGCCGACGGTACCAAAGTTTGGCTGAACGCAACCTCGAAGTTGATCTACCCGGCAGCTTTCCATGGCGAGGCGCGGGAAGTTTACCTGGAAGGGGAGGGCTATTTCGAAGTGGCGCAGAACGCAAGGCAACCCTTCCGCGTGCATAGCGGCAAGACCATTACCACCGTGCTCGGCACGGCTTTCAATATCCGCGCCTACAGCGCGTCGGTGATCACCACCCTCAGCAGCGGCAAGGTGAAGGTAACGGCCGGAGCGGCTGTAGTGACGCTGCTGCCCGACGAACAATCGACGTTCGACCCGGAAAGCGGCCGCCTCGACAAGGCGCCCGCCATTGCGGCAGACATGACGGCCTGGGTGCAGGGTAACCTTTATTTCGACAGTGCGCCTCTGGCAGATATCACCGAAAGCCTCGGGCGGTATTACGGGCTCGATTTCTCTTTCGATGACGCTGCCACAAGCCAGCTGCGTTTCACATTGGACATGCCGCGCCCCGCCACCATCGAGGAAGCCCTGGCACAACTGAAAGCCAGCCGCACAGACCTCCATTTCCAGATAAACGGGAAGGTCGTCACCGTTTCCCGGCGCCTGCAACCATAA
- a CDS encoding SusC/RagA family TonB-linked outer membrane protein, whose product MSNKSGPSFLRKVAGVFCILPSLILLITCILFAGPASAQDEAAILSTKVTYEANKLPLGKVLKDLRQQLRLRFTFNEEHIRRQPAITIKAQGMKLGAFLDELLRPTDLAYAVDMGTVIIMKKAPVASTNVAPASTELHQVLRGRVVSASGEPLEGVSIRAQESGQMTVTQADGMFMMLPRVGEQLRLSRLGMKPLVYKVKADFSELVFLQMDTVIQAIQEVVVNGYQKIDPRLATGSVLKLSAAEVLQPGVATIDKMLQGKVPGLMIINTSGGVNAAPKMRMRGTSTLLGNASPLWVIDGMIRPDPVNVSSAVLNNIINGESRANFELMGNAISGVNPYDIESLTFLRDAAATAIYGTRAANGVIVITTKRGKEGPVRISYNTDFSFQARPSYNQLHLMNSKERIEFSRQLQEDHVVMHYFGVGLDEKLSYEGKLREMYAGNITEDEFHRQVSIMETRNTDWFKLLFRNAFSMKHSVGISGGSNKTTYYASLMYADNKGASREDGLKSYAATFNLRTQIGKRLTVDMSLQSNHRKSSAYYEGVNPLQYALQTSRIFDPGDYIAMQNAVLGWAAPTDLETKRPPYTLNILNEIEHSKNTSSSRSSSLNVSLDYKIANGLYFRNNSSYIIDASDGLAYADYYTFEASKLRGWDLAWTPTPAVVKLSPLPAGGIASLNAFSKSAFGIRNSIDYSTGVYDNRDQFNVTLGNEVRSEVGYGTSSITPGYFPDRGDIFSPSDQGLRTLSLQAVNRRKDNTVSGYATMAYSLKNRYIFSTTVRADGSNRFGRTANTNFRPNYSVSGRWNAAMEPWFPKGNFLTDWQVRASFGTQGNVVTEVGPNLIAGYSSNKTNPITGLPYLSIKSMPYPDLRWEKTYQWNLGTNVGLFNSRLLVNLDYYSKKSVDVIDMLPIPFEYGMDFMYRNGSTLYNEGLELSIMAHLIRKKHTALSLNFNTSKNLNRVSDQLIVQNYSAFFTGSGGLPGKAISGIYSYIFKGLDNKKGLPEFDKLDKTERTSDPNAFLVYSGQLEPKMTMSLSPVFTYKSFSFSSAMLLSLGSVKRLNPLYYRHGASNNAPGPYANMNREYLNRWRKPGDELRTDIPAFVDGTSDLKLIDIPYTSNSRAAAGQIMNIQENPLTAYGLSDRMTVKNNYLRCSNINMMYSVPPRWLAGSGIRGLNVGLSVNNVFTIANSSLKGQDPEIDGVGTSALPLTRQFAGTLSATF is encoded by the coding sequence ATGAGCAACAAATCGGGCCCATCCTTCCTCCGGAAGGTTGCAGGAGTGTTTTGTATCCTGCCGTCCCTTATCCTGCTGATTACATGCATCCTGTTCGCCGGCCCGGCCAGCGCACAGGACGAAGCCGCCATCCTTTCGACGAAAGTGACCTACGAGGCCAACAAGTTGCCGCTGGGCAAAGTGCTCAAAGACCTCCGGCAGCAGCTGCGGTTACGGTTTACTTTCAACGAGGAGCATATCCGCAGGCAGCCAGCCATCACCATCAAGGCACAGGGGATGAAGCTGGGCGCGTTCCTGGACGAGTTGCTCAGGCCGACCGACCTTGCTTATGCGGTAGACATGGGGACGGTGATCATCATGAAAAAGGCGCCAGTCGCTTCCACGAACGTTGCGCCGGCCTCCACCGAGCTGCACCAGGTATTGCGCGGGCGGGTGGTGAGCGCATCCGGCGAACCGCTGGAGGGTGTCAGCATCCGCGCCCAGGAATCCGGCCAGATGACCGTTACCCAGGCAGACGGGATGTTCATGATGCTCCCGCGCGTGGGGGAGCAGCTCCGGCTCAGCCGCCTCGGGATGAAACCGCTGGTTTATAAAGTGAAGGCAGATTTTTCGGAACTGGTCTTTCTGCAGATGGATACCGTTATACAGGCCATCCAGGAAGTGGTGGTGAACGGCTATCAGAAGATCGATCCGCGACTGGCGACCGGTTCGGTATTGAAGCTCTCCGCCGCGGAAGTGCTCCAGCCGGGCGTGGCCACCATCGACAAGATGCTGCAGGGTAAAGTGCCGGGCCTCATGATCATCAATACTTCCGGCGGCGTCAACGCCGCGCCGAAAATGCGGATGCGCGGTACTTCCACGCTGCTGGGCAACGCTTCGCCGCTGTGGGTGATCGACGGGATGATCCGCCCCGATCCTGTCAACGTTTCATCGGCCGTCCTCAATAACATCATCAACGGCGAGTCCCGGGCTAACTTCGAACTGATGGGCAATGCCATCAGCGGTGTGAACCCATACGATATCGAAAGCCTCACCTTCCTCCGCGACGCTGCGGCCACCGCCATCTACGGCACCCGCGCGGCCAACGGCGTGATCGTCATCACCACCAAAAGAGGGAAGGAAGGCCCCGTCCGCATTTCCTACAACACCGATTTTTCTTTCCAGGCACGCCCTTCCTATAACCAGCTCCATCTCATGAATTCCAAAGAAAGGATCGAGTTTTCACGCCAGCTGCAGGAAGACCATGTGGTGATGCACTATTTTGGCGTAGGGCTCGACGAAAAACTTTCCTACGAAGGGAAATTACGGGAAATGTATGCCGGCAATATCACGGAAGACGAGTTTCACCGGCAGGTATCCATCATGGAAACCCGCAATACCGATTGGTTCAAACTGCTGTTCCGGAACGCGTTCAGCATGAAACATTCCGTGGGGATCAGCGGCGGCAGCAACAAAACTACTTATTACGCTTCGCTCATGTATGCCGACAATAAAGGCGCATCCCGCGAAGACGGACTGAAATCATATGCCGCCACCTTCAACCTCCGGACCCAGATCGGGAAACGGCTGACGGTCGACATGTCGTTGCAAAGCAATCACCGGAAGTCGAGCGCATATTACGAAGGTGTCAACCCGCTCCAGTACGCGCTGCAAACCAGCCGCATCTTCGACCCCGGCGATTACATCGCCATGCAGAACGCCGTGCTGGGCTGGGCGGCGCCGACAGATCTGGAGACGAAGCGCCCGCCTTATACGCTCAATATCCTCAACGAAATCGAACATTCGAAAAATACCTCGTCCAGCCGCTCTTCCAGCCTGAACGTGTCGCTGGATTACAAGATCGCTAACGGACTTTATTTCCGCAATAATTCCAGCTATATCATCGACGCTTCCGACGGATTGGCTTACGCCGATTACTACACTTTCGAGGCTTCGAAGCTCAGGGGCTGGGACCTGGCCTGGACGCCGACGCCTGCCGTGGTGAAGCTGTCGCCGCTGCCCGCAGGCGGTATCGCCAGCCTGAACGCGTTCAGTAAATCCGCGTTCGGGATCCGTAACAGCATCGATTACAGTACCGGTGTGTACGACAACCGCGACCAGTTCAACGTTACCCTGGGGAACGAGGTCAGGAGCGAAGTGGGTTACGGGACCAGCAGCATTACGCCCGGTTATTTCCCTGATCGGGGCGATATTTTTTCTCCGTCGGACCAGGGCCTCCGGACGCTGAGCCTGCAAGCCGTCAACCGCAGGAAAGACAACACGGTTTCAGGTTACGCCACCATGGCGTACAGCCTGAAAAACCGCTACATCTTCAGTACCACGGTGCGGGCAGACGGCTCCAACCGCTTCGGGCGGACGGCCAACACCAACTTCCGGCCGAACTACAGCGTTTCCGGCCGGTGGAACGCCGCCATGGAGCCCTGGTTCCCGAAGGGCAATTTCCTCACCGATTGGCAGGTGCGCGCTTCTTTCGGCACGCAGGGCAATGTGGTGACGGAAGTAGGCCCGAACCTCATCGCCGGCTACAGCTCCAATAAAACCAATCCCATCACGGGACTGCCTTATCTCTCCATCAAATCCATGCCGTACCCCGACCTCCGGTGGGAGAAAACCTACCAGTGGAACCTCGGCACCAACGTCGGACTCTTCAACAGCCGGCTGCTGGTGAACCTGGACTATTATTCCAAAAAATCGGTGGACGTGATCGATATGCTGCCCATACCTTTCGAATACGGGATGGACTTTATGTACCGCAATGGCAGCACCTTGTATAACGAAGGGCTGGAATTGTCTATCATGGCGCACCTGATCAGGAAGAAGCACACGGCGCTTTCCCTGAACTTCAATACCAGTAAAAACCTCAACAGGGTTTCCGACCAGCTGATCGTTCAGAACTACAGCGCCTTCTTTACCGGAAGCGGCGGATTGCCCGGCAAGGCCATCAGCGGTATTTACTCCTATATTTTCAAGGGGCTCGACAACAAGAAAGGCCTGCCTGAATTCGACAAGCTGGACAAGACCGAAAGGACCTCCGATCCCAATGCGTTCCTGGTATATTCCGGGCAACTGGAACCGAAGATGACGATGAGCCTGTCGCCCGTATTTACGTATAAATCCTTTTCATTTTCGTCTGCCATGCTGCTCAGCCTTGGTAGCGTAAAACGGCTGAACCCGCTGTATTACCGTCATGGTGCCAGCAACAACGCGCCGGGGCCTTATGCCAATATGAACCGCGAATACCTCAACCGCTGGCGAAAACCCGGAGATGAACTGCGGACAGACATTCCCGCGTTCGTAGATGGCACTTCGGACCTGAAGCTAATAGACATCCCCTACACTTCCAACAGCCGAGCCGCTGCCGGCCAGATCATGAACATCCAGGAAAACCCGCTGACGGCCTACGGTTTATCCGACCGGATGACGGTGAAGAACAATTACCTGCGTTGCAGCAACATCAACATGATGTATTCGGTGCCCCCCAGGTGGCTCGCCGGCTCGGGCATCAGGGGGCTCAATGTCGGGCTTTCCGTCAACAACGTTTTTACGATCGCCAATTCCAGTCTCAAGGGGCAGGACCCGGAAATCGACGGGGTGGGAACGTCTGCGTTGCCATTGACCCGCCAGTTCGCCGGGACCCTGAGCGCCACCTTCTAG
- a CDS encoding RagB/SusD family nutrient uptake outer membrane protein codes for MKKLIVILIAACSLASCKKFLEEYSPSDVTPKSTADFNEILFSDGYPDARKELHPWLMYMEDDIQFYISPANIIDAPTYYSAIRGAYEWQAVQGRDGSGASPEYFNAWGNYYKLLLGVNVVLQNVDRSTGDPVLKDQVKGEAYALRAYYHFKLVNIYARPYNDSTTTPDKLAGVPLRTNGDLSDQYMTRNTVKEVYDQITSDLDSSILLLERSRKTDDVFRISHVAAHLLASRVYLYMEDWRRCIQHADAVLHQHPQLMNYMDWTGVTPDFDNSFIGPENVESVWCYGSAEEYYPMNEAGFGMCFEVSRELVSCFEDNDLRKANGIFEVPAEYKPFIGLDYFQNKRMYPSSASEYLLINNSWRSSEAYLNRAEAYIQLYRTKGDAAAASEALKSLNTLRAQRFAPADFQAWTLKPADILLQMCRDERRRELYFEEGHRWFDLKRYGMPAIRHVYHPDLSTTQIFTLQKRDAQYVVPIPEVVLTRNPALVRDPLIPGTRQPD; via the coding sequence ATGAAAAAATTAATCGTCATATTGATCGCCGCATGTAGCCTGGCCTCCTGCAAAAAGTTCCTGGAAGAATATTCTCCTTCCGACGTAACGCCCAAATCCACGGCGGATTTCAACGAAATCCTCTTTTCGGACGGCTATCCCGATGCGAGAAAAGAGCTGCATCCCTGGCTGATGTACATGGAAGATGATATCCAGTTTTATATCAGCCCCGCCAATATCATCGACGCGCCGACTTACTATTCGGCCATCCGCGGCGCCTACGAATGGCAAGCCGTGCAGGGGCGCGACGGGTCGGGCGCTTCCCCGGAATACTTCAACGCCTGGGGCAATTATTACAAACTGCTGCTCGGCGTAAACGTAGTATTGCAGAATGTTGACCGGTCGACCGGCGACCCGGTGCTGAAAGACCAGGTGAAAGGGGAAGCCTACGCACTGCGGGCCTATTACCATTTTAAACTGGTGAACATCTACGCAAGGCCGTATAACGATTCCACCACCACGCCCGACAAACTGGCCGGCGTCCCGCTCCGTACGAACGGCGACCTGTCTGACCAGTACATGACCCGTAACACCGTGAAGGAAGTCTATGACCAGATCACCAGTGATCTGGACAGTTCCATCCTGTTACTGGAAAGATCGCGGAAAACGGACGATGTATTCCGTATATCGCACGTAGCGGCGCATTTGCTGGCGAGCCGGGTTTATCTCTATATGGAAGATTGGCGACGCTGCATCCAACACGCCGATGCCGTGCTCCATCAACATCCCCAGCTGATGAACTATATGGATTGGACCGGGGTGACGCCCGACTTCGACAATTCCTTCATTGGGCCGGAAAATGTGGAATCGGTGTGGTGTTACGGATCCGCCGAGGAATATTATCCGATGAACGAAGCTGGTTTCGGGATGTGCTTTGAAGTGTCCAGGGAACTGGTCAGCTGCTTCGAAGACAACGACCTCCGGAAAGCGAACGGTATTTTTGAGGTGCCCGCGGAATACAAACCTTTCATCGGGCTGGACTACTTCCAGAACAAACGCATGTACCCGAGCTCTGCGAGCGAGTACCTCCTGATCAATAACTCATGGCGCAGCTCAGAGGCTTACCTGAACCGGGCCGAGGCGTACATCCAGTTGTACCGTACAAAAGGCGACGCCGCCGCGGCCAGCGAGGCGCTCAAAAGCCTCAATACGCTTCGCGCGCAAAGATTCGCTCCCGCCGATTTTCAGGCCTGGACGCTGAAGCCGGCCGATATCCTCCTGCAAATGTGCCGCGATGAGCGCCGCCGCGAATTGTATTTCGAGGAAGGGCATCGCTGGTTCGACCTGAAACGGTATGGAATGCCCGCGATCCGGCACGTATACCATCCCGATCTGTCGACCACCCAGATATTCACCTTGCAGAAGCGGGACGCCCAGTACGTGGTGCCCATCC